From one Clostridia bacterium genomic stretch:
- a CDS encoding S41 family peptidase, whose translation MDENKNLNQTPENNNADASLQEASVVKGKKPRNPVLKFLLRILSYVLVAVLAVTFTLHAVSKDNGNVKKTYLRVLINRYFDGEIDKEKMLEYELSGMVAGLDDPHSYYIPEEIGYEAFEESITGNYAGIGIQMMETEEGFLVDAVFPNTPAQKAGVQMGDYIVAVNGESAESHTIDWVSDKIRGEEGSEVTVDFDRDGKTVSFTMKRATVDTPTVTAEVLEGNIGYVKMTQFDASSHQELEQAMQDMKNVSGLILDLRDNPGGLFDVCMETLDPFLPECDMVVAQYKDEEKDVTRADAEVLYDMPMVVLINGNSASSSEIYAACMKDNERATIVGANSYGKGSIQTTFPLGDETAVNLTIGHFFSPKGNTIHKVGVKPDVEVEYEMPEGALYDTQLQAALDVLKK comes from the coding sequence ATGGATGAAAATAAAAATTTGAATCAGACACCCGAAAATAATAATGCAGACGCTTCCCTACAGGAAGCGTCTGTTGTAAAGGGGAAAAAACCACGGAATCCGGTTCTTAAATTTCTTCTTCGTATTTTAAGCTATGTTCTGGTGGCAGTTCTGGCTGTGACCTTTACATTGCACGCAGTTTCAAAGGACAATGGCAATGTGAAAAAAACATATCTGCGTGTGCTGATAAACCGTTACTTTGACGGTGAAATCGACAAGGAAAAAATGCTGGAATACGAGCTTTCGGGCATGGTTGCAGGTTTAGATGACCCGCATTCTTATTACATTCCCGAGGAAATCGGCTACGAGGCTTTTGAGGAAAGCATTACAGGCAATTACGCAGGCATCGGCATACAGATGATGGAAACCGAAGAAGGTTTTTTGGTTGATGCGGTTTTCCCGAACACACCGGCACAAAAGGCGGGTGTGCAAATGGGAGACTATATTGTTGCGGTAAACGGGGAGTCTGCAGAGTCGCATACTATCGACTGGGTTTCGGATAAAATCCGTGGCGAGGAAGGTAGCGAGGTTACGGTAGACTTTGACCGTGACGGCAAGACGGTATCTTTTACCATGAAACGTGCAACGGTGGATACGCCGACCGTTACGGCAGAGGTGCTGGAAGGAAACATTGGTTATGTGAAAATGACACAGTTTGACGCGTCCAGCCACCAGGAGCTTGAACAGGCAATGCAGGACATGAAAAATGTTTCCGGACTGATTCTGGATTTAAGGGATAATCCGGGCGGACTTTTTGATGTCTGCATGGAAACCTTAGACCCGTTCCTGCCTGAGTGTGATATGGTTGTTGCACAGTACAAGGACGAGGAAAAGGATGTTACCCGTGCAGATGCAGAGGTTTTGTATGATATGCCCATGGTGGTGCTGATTAACGGAAACAGCGCCAGCAGCTCTGAAATTTATGCGGCGTGCATGAAAGATAACGAACGTGCTACAATTGTAGGTGCAAACAGCTACGGTAAGGGAAGCATTCAGACCACATTCCCGTTGGGAGATGAAACAGCGGTAAATTTAACCATCGGGCATTTTTTCTCACCAAAGGGGAATACTATTCATAAAGTAGGTGTAAAGCCTGATGTGGAAGTGG
- a CDS encoding peptidoglycan DD-metalloendopeptidase family protein, translated as MKKTITSIVAMVLVVCFVLVYILAYLAPFTGAAPSKSEVQSELNEVKQEKSAILQQAQDKEVQISELQQEINSLQFDIDEYQKKIDKSTKELKAAQKREKEQYEAMKLRLRVMYEDNNTTYINLILDGDSLTDILSDLEIIKQMVDYDQSMHANLTAVRQEIALRKEELENEKAILDERKATIVEKQNVVLAEKAQLDALASQLSAEETELLNEIKKIEEEERKLQQMVISGGSHSATSAPMSTGSFGYPSTTTSISSPYGYRIHPIYGTRKLHTGTDFPVGTGTAIFAANDGKVITAGWYGGYGNTVIIDHGGGVTSLYAHNSSLTVSVGQYVSKGQQIARAGSTGNSTGPHCHFEIRINGSTTDPMNYIR; from the coding sequence ATGAAAAAGACAATAACATCCATTGTGGCAATGGTTCTGGTGGTGTGCTTTGTGCTGGTGTATATTCTGGCATATCTTGCACCTTTCACAGGTGCGGCACCTTCCAAATCAGAGGTCCAGAGTGAATTGAATGAAGTAAAACAGGAAAAAAGTGCAATTTTGCAGCAGGCACAGGATAAAGAAGTGCAGATTTCCGAGTTGCAGCAGGAAATCAACAGCCTGCAGTTTGATATTGATGAGTATCAGAAAAAGATTGATAAATCTACAAAGGAACTGAAAGCTGCTCAAAAGAGAGAAAAGGAACAGTACGAAGCCATGAAGCTCCGTCTGCGCGTAATGTATGAGGACAACAATACCACATACATCAACCTGATTCTTGACGGTGACAGCTTAACCGATATTCTGAGCGATCTGGAAATCATCAAGCAAATGGTAGACTATGACCAGTCTATGCATGCAAATCTCACAGCGGTCCGCCAGGAAATTGCGCTCCGTAAGGAAGAACTTGAAAACGAAAAGGCAATTCTGGACGAACGAAAAGCAACCATTGTTGAAAAACAGAATGTGGTGCTGGCTGAAAAAGCACAGCTGGATGCGTTGGCATCCCAGCTGAGTGCAGAAGAAACCGAACTTCTGAACGAAATCAAAAAGATTGAAGAAGAAGAACGAAAATTACAGCAGATGGTTATCTCGGGCGGTTCGCACAGCGCGACCAGTGCACCAATGAGCACAGGCAGCTTTGGCTATCCGTCTACAACAACTTCTATTTCCAGTCCGTACGGATACCGAATTCATCCGATATACGGCACAAGAAAGCTGCACACAGGTACCGACTTCCCGGTAGGTACAGGCACAGCAATTTTTGCAGCAAATGACGGTAAAGTTATTACAGCCGGTTGGTACGGTGGTTACGGCAATACCGTTATCATCGACCATGGTGGCGGTGTAACTTCTCTTTATGCACACAACAGCAGTTTAACCGTATCTGTGGGCCAGTATGTTTCTAAAGGACAGCAGATTGCAAGAGCGGGTTCTACCGGTAACTCCACAGGTCCGCACTGTCATTTTGAAATTCGTATCAATGGTTCGACCACCGATCCGATGAATTATATCCGATAA
- the ftsX gene encoding permease-like cell division protein FtsX, with the protein MKTNRIQYFIREGFKNIARNKFMSVASIGTSFATLFILGVFLVLTINVNDWAQQLARDCQMQVFIAEGTNAEQYTAVGREIQKIEHVDKVEKYTKEQIFEEMKAELGVDENGESILTGFEHDNPYRDSYKVTLKNPEQTATVRKQIKNMEGVAKVTDFQETVDKINAACDYIRTFSFWVFIILGLISAFIISNSIKTSVFARRKEIHIMKYIGATNWFVRWPFLIEGILIGLLGAILSYLVIWLVYWRITCVVTIDFIQLVSFADIWGYLAIVFSIAGVLIGLIGSFVSVRKHLKV; encoded by the coding sequence ATGAAAACGAATAGAATACAGTATTTTATACGCGAGGGCTTTAAGAACATTGCCCGCAATAAGTTTATGTCTGTGGCATCCATTGGCACATCCTTTGCAACACTGTTTATCTTAGGTGTGTTTCTGGTGCTGACAATCAACGTAAATGACTGGGCACAGCAGCTTGCAAGAGACTGCCAGATGCAGGTGTTCATTGCAGAGGGAACAAATGCAGAGCAGTATACTGCAGTGGGCAGGGAGATTCAGAAAATCGAGCATGTTGACAAGGTGGAAAAGTATACCAAGGAGCAGATTTTCGAGGAAATGAAAGCAGAGCTTGGGGTGGATGAAAACGGTGAGTCTATTTTAACAGGCTTTGAGCATGATAATCCGTACAGAGATTCCTATAAGGTCACTCTGAAGAATCCCGAGCAGACCGCAACGGTGCGCAAGCAGATTAAAAATATGGAAGGTGTGGCAAAAGTGACCGACTTCCAGGAGACGGTGGATAAAATCAATGCTGCCTGTGACTATATCAGGACCTTTAGTTTTTGGGTATTTATAATCCTGGGTCTGATTTCGGCATTCATTATTTCCAACTCCATCAAAACCTCTGTTTTTGCGAGACGTAAGGAAATTCATATCATGAAATATATCGGTGCAACCAACTGGTTTGTGCGCTGGCCGTTCCTGATTGAAGGTATTTTAATCGGTTTACTCGGTGCGATTTTGTCTTACCTTGTAATCTGGCTGGTATACTGGCGTATTACCTGTGTGGTGACCATTGATTTCATTCAGCTTGTTTCCTTTGCGGATATATGGGGATATCTGGCAATTGTATTCTCTATTGCAGGTGTGCTGATTGGCTTGATTGGCAGCTTCGTGTCTGTTCGCAAGCACCTGAAAGTCTGA
- the ftsE gene encoding cell division ATP-binding protein FtsE — MVIAKNVGKTFEDGIVALDNVTFLINNGEFVFLVGASGAGKTTLIKMFLREEVPTEGEFVINDKNIAQLKNRDIPYFRRTVGVVFQDFRLLPDKTVYENIEFAMLVVGVPRKIRRKRIPEVLNQVGLTARAKAYPDNLSGGEKQRVAIARAIVNRPPILIADEPTGNLDPENAWEIMNLLDDINKKGTTVIVATHAKEIVDTMQRRVIELVDGKLVRDEEKGVYGHENE; from the coding sequence ATGGTAATTGCAAAAAATGTCGGAAAAACCTTTGAAGACGGAATTGTAGCACTGGATAATGTTACATTTCTGATCAACAACGGCGAATTCGTATTCTTAGTCGGTGCTTCCGGCGCAGGTAAAACCACTCTGATTAAAATGTTCCTGCGTGAAGAGGTGCCCACAGAAGGTGAGTTTGTTATCAACGACAAAAATATTGCGCAGCTTAAAAACCGGGATATCCCTTATTTCCGCCGTACTGTCGGTGTGGTGTTCCAGGATTTCAGACTGCTTCCCGACAAAACAGTTTATGAAAACATCGAATTTGCGATGCTGGTTGTGGGTGTGCCCCGCAAAATTCGCAGAAAGCGCATTCCTGAAGTTTTGAATCAGGTGGGCTTAACTGCCCGTGCAAAGGCGTATCCGGATAATCTCTCGGGTGGTGAAAAGCAGAGAGTTGCAATCGCCCGTGCCATTGTAAATCGTCCGCCTATCTTAATTGCGGATGAACCGACCGGTAACCTCGACCCGGAAAATGCATGGGAAATCATGAATCTTCTGGACGATATCAACAAGAAAGGTACAACCGTTATTGTAGCAACGCATGCCAAAGAAATCGTAGATACCATGCAAAGACGTGTAATTGAACTGGTAGACGGCAAGCTTGTTCGTGACGAAGAGAAGGGTGTGTATGGTCATGAAAACGAATAG
- a CDS encoding helix-turn-helix domain-containing protein, with amino-acid sequence MQISLYRNYFQTLKQEIDVCAGVLDENEIVVAATEAQWVGQSLSKLGLQNVKTYRFNNGITLLIACAPEADVSAVAAVIGASLMALEDIDCKQNDGEYFMKQVINDNEPDIPTRARILKIQSEALRVVYVIRTSTKYVETVMNIIRNMAVGSKDFLFENQSGELVFIRTCKSEPTDTKLYNIAREISEAIATDAFEFVSVGIGMVTASLEELSKSYRSAVNALEIGEIFVNKHKIYAYSNLGISRLISSVPIGKCKAFLNEVLKGDALESIDSETLDTIQKFLDYDLNISLAARELYIHRNTLVYRLDRLQKQTGLDVRKFEDAMLFKIAILIHKYLSATRR; translated from the coding sequence GTGCAGATTTCATTGTATCGGAACTATTTTCAGACATTAAAACAGGAGATAGATGTCTGTGCAGGTGTTCTGGATGAAAATGAAATTGTGGTTGCGGCAACAGAAGCCCAGTGGGTAGGGCAGTCGCTGAGCAAGCTTGGCTTGCAGAATGTGAAGACCTATCGCTTTAACAATGGAATAACATTGTTAATTGCGTGTGCCCCGGAGGCAGATGTTTCGGCAGTAGCAGCTGTAATCGGTGCATCCCTCATGGCTCTGGAGGACATTGACTGCAAGCAGAACGACGGGGAATATTTTATGAAACAGGTCATAAATGATAATGAACCGGATATTCCGACCCGCGCGCGTATCTTAAAAATTCAGAGTGAGGCTTTAAGAGTTGTGTATGTTATCCGTACCTCTACAAAGTATGTGGAAACGGTGATGAACATTATACGCAACATGGCGGTGGGAAGCAAAGATTTTCTGTTTGAAAACCAAAGCGGTGAGTTGGTATTTATCCGAACCTGCAAAAGTGAACCTACAGACACCAAGCTTTATAATATTGCAAGAGAAATATCCGAAGCGATTGCGACCGACGCTTTTGAATTTGTGTCGGTGGGCATCGGAATGGTGACAGCAAGCTTAGAAGAACTCAGCAAATCCTACCGTTCTGCCGTAAACGCATTGGAAATCGGCGAAATTTTCGTAAACAAGCATAAGATTTATGCGTACAGCAATTTAGGCATCAGCCGTCTGATTTCCTCTGTACCCATTGGAAAGTGCAAAGCTTTTCTGAACGAAGTATTAAAGGGAGATGCGTTAGAGAGCATTGACAGCGAAACGTTAGACACCATTCAGAAGTTTCTGGATTATGATTTGAATATATCTCTGGCTGCCCGTGAACTTTATATTCACCGGAATACTTTGGTGTATCGGCTGGATCGTCTGCAAAAGCAGACCGGGCTGGATGTGCGGAAATTTGAAGATGCAATGCTCTTTAAAATCGCAATCCTGATACATAAATACTTAAGTGCAACCAGAAGATAA
- a CDS encoding helix-turn-helix domain-containing protein, which translates to MYQLVLISSSKQVTEDFQKRDLNSANFELACVTEDANEAILKKPHVLVCPAKSSIVDGLQIAKQAYEENWPTKVILYGRRTYECVHLAMDAHAFGYLSMPMDNAEVVHTLVGLKTYLDKNQNNDAEDGQDDIPLLREYFFYNLCQGTVKDYAQAENSFYSLIPFSEAGEIAVTKLIISDFSDYLASRWKYGKDSLYTAVSNFLIKSNMDDFTVPVHRDGKEMCFLTVAGKQNPGLKERLLAKSRDVEQNVKDLMQMEVVIREPVVFPSLAEMMAETANNPLLPVNAQFEQYDDNEIADKTEREGTVIGNAKEYINSCYNKEIGLDDVAAFVQLSPAYFSRLFKQETGENFIDYLIKVRMEHGKRLLETTNHKTYEISQMVGYKKSKYFSKLFKKYSGYTATEYRSYVNRKRQKRQLDKM; encoded by the coding sequence ATGTACCAATTGGTTCTCATTTCTTCCAGCAAGCAGGTAACAGAGGATTTTCAAAAACGGGATTTGAATTCCGCAAATTTTGAGTTGGCGTGTGTCACAGAAGATGCAAACGAAGCGATCCTTAAAAAACCGCACGTTTTAGTGTGTCCCGCAAAAAGCAGTATTGTGGACGGTTTGCAGATTGCCAAGCAGGCATATGAGGAAAACTGGCCCACAAAGGTGATTTTATACGGCAGACGTACCTATGAATGTGTACATCTTGCCATGGATGCACATGCGTTCGGCTACTTGTCCATGCCCATGGACAACGCAGAGGTTGTACACACCTTGGTGGGGTTAAAAACCTATCTGGATAAAAATCAGAATAACGACGCAGAGGACGGTCAGGACGACATCCCTCTGCTTCGGGAATATTTCTTTTATAATCTTTGTCAGGGCACCGTTAAGGATTATGCCCAGGCAGAAAATTCCTTTTACAGTTTAATTCCCTTTTCGGAAGCGGGAGAAATTGCAGTTACAAAGCTGATTATTTCCGATTTTTCGGATTATCTGGCAAGCCGCTGGAAATACGGTAAAGATTCCCTGTACACCGCGGTAAGCAATTTCCTGATTAAAAGCAACATGGACGATTTTACGGTGCCGGTACACAGAGATGGCAAGGAAATGTGCTTTTTAACCGTTGCAGGCAAGCAGAATCCGGGGTTAAAGGAACGGCTGCTTGCAAAAAGCCGGGATGTGGAACAGAATGTAAAAGATTTAATGCAAATGGAAGTGGTTATCCGCGAGCCTGTGGTGTTCCCGTCTTTAGCAGAGATGATGGCCGAGACGGCAAACAATCCGTTACTTCCCGTAAATGCACAGTTCGAGCAGTATGACGACAATGAAATCGCAGACAAAACCGAACGGGAAGGCACCGTAATCGGCAATGCGAAGGAGTATATCAACAGCTGTTATAACAAGGAAATCGGCTTAGACGACGTAGCGGCGTTTGTACAGCTTTCACCTGCGTATTTTTCCAGACTGTTCAAGCAGGAAACGGGAGAAAACTTTATTGACTATCTCATTAAGGTGCGCATGGAGCACGGCAAAAGACTTTTGGAAACCACCAACCATAAGACCTATGAAATCAGCCAGATGGTGGGTTACAAAAAAAGTAAATATTTCAGCAAGCTGTTTAAAAAATATTCGGGCTATACCGCGACGGAATACCGTTCGTATGTAAACCGTAAACGCCAGAAACGACAGCTGGATAAAATGTAA
- the guaB gene encoding IMP dehydrogenase gives MAKILKEGLTFDDVLLVPQKSVVLPNQVDLSTRLTKNLRLNIPLMTAAMDTVTESPMAIAIAREGGIGIIHKNMSIEAQALEVDRVKRSENGVITDPFYLGPDNTLKEADELMGRYRISGVPIVTDGKLVGILTNRDLRFVEDYDQVIKDVMTKDNLITAPVGTNLETAQKILAKHKVEKLPIVDEQGYLKGLVTIKDIKKAVKYPNSCRDSAGRLVAGAGVGVTGDMMDRVKALVDAKVDVIVLDSAHGHSANIIKSVSAIKEKYPELQVIAGNVATYEGTEDLIKAGADAVKIGIGPGSICTTRVVAGIGVPQLTAVMDAAEAAAKYDVPIIADGGIKYSGDVVKAIAAGASVVMMGSLFAGCEESPGEIEIYEGRSFKVYRGMGSIAAMNCGSKDRYFQQDSKKLVPEGVEGRVPFKGPMADTVYQLLGGLRSGMGYCGTATIDDLRTNGQFVRITNAALKESHPHDIYITKEAPNYSMKP, from the coding sequence ATGGCTAAAATCCTGAAAGAAGGCTTGACCTTTGACGACGTGCTTTTGGTACCCCAGAAATCTGTGGTGCTTCCCAACCAGGTGGATCTTTCTACCCGTCTGACAAAGAATTTACGACTCAATATCCCGCTGATGACCGCGGCGATGGACACGGTAACCGAATCTCCCATGGCAATCGCCATTGCCCGTGAAGGCGGTATCGGCATCATCCATAAGAACATGTCTATTGAAGCGCAGGCTCTGGAGGTTGACCGCGTAAAGCGCAGTGAAAACGGCGTTATTACCGATCCGTTCTATCTCGGACCCGACAACACTTTAAAAGAAGCAGACGAGCTGATGGGCAGATACCGTATCTCCGGTGTGCCGATTGTAACCGACGGTAAGCTGGTAGGTATTCTGACAAACCGCGATCTGCGTTTTGTGGAAGATTATGACCAGGTTATCAAGGATGTAATGACCAAGGATAACTTAATTACTGCACCGGTGGGTACAAATCTTGAAACCGCGCAGAAAATCCTGGCTAAGCATAAGGTTGAAAAGTTGCCTATCGTGGATGAGCAGGGCTACTTAAAAGGCCTTGTTACCATTAAGGATATCAAGAAGGCAGTAAAATACCCCAATTCCTGCAGAGACTCTGCGGGCAGACTGGTTGCCGGTGCAGGCGTTGGTGTTACCGGTGACATGATGGACCGTGTAAAGGCACTCGTCGATGCAAAGGTTGACGTTATCGTTCTAGACTCTGCCCACGGCCATTCCGCAAATATCATCAAGAGCGTAAGCGCAATTAAAGAAAAATATCCCGAACTGCAGGTTATTGCAGGTAACGTTGCAACCTATGAAGGCACCGAGGATTTAATTAAAGCAGGTGCAGATGCGGTTAAAATTGGTATCGGACCCGGTTCTATCTGTACCACCCGTGTGGTTGCAGGTATCGGTGTACCGCAGCTTACTGCTGTTATGGATGCGGCAGAAGCGGCAGCAAAATATGATGTACCGATTATCGCAGACGGTGGCATCAAATACTCCGGTGATGTTGTAAAAGCAATTGCAGCTGGTGCAAGCGTAGTTATGATGGGTTCTCTCTTTGCAGGCTGTGAAGAAAGCCCCGGCGAAATTGAAATCTACGAAGGCCGAAGCTTTAAGGTATACCGTGGTATGGGCTCTATTGCAGCAATGAATTGCGGCAGTAAGGACAGATACTTCCAGCAGGATTCCAAGAAACTGGTTCCCGAGGGTGTTGAAGGCCGTGTGCCCTTTAAAGGTCCTATGGCAGATACAGTATATCAGCTCCTGGGCGGTTTAAGAAGCGGTATGGGCTACTGCGGTACGGCAACCATTGATGATTTGCGCACAAACGGTCAGTTTGTACGTATTACCAATGCGGCACTTAAGGAAAGTCATCCCCATGACATCTACATCACCAAGGAAGCACCCAACTATTCCATGAAGCCGTGA
- a CDS encoding histidinol phosphatase, with protein sequence MYKYETHVHTKPVSRCAHFTVQEVLDFYKKKGYDGIFLTNHFLCGNININFDIPYKEKLDFYFSDYHEAVAYGAKIGLKVFLGVELSYKGTDFLIYGLSEEWYYNHPEIMDMKKSDELSFMMDEGAFVVHAHPMREAKYIDHIRLFPRCVHGVEVVNGCRTDFENAMAENYADNYNLFKSAGSDNHFNGSVLCLAGIKTKTPLMSEEDFITTIKNGKAEIFTEKSEEK encoded by the coding sequence ATGTATAAGTATGAAACGCATGTGCACACAAAGCCTGTAAGCCGTTGTGCGCATTTTACTGTACAGGAAGTCCTTGACTTTTACAAAAAGAAAGGGTACGACGGTATATTTTTAACCAATCATTTTCTTTGCGGAAACATCAATATCAATTTCGATATTCCTTATAAGGAAAAGCTGGACTTTTATTTTTCCGACTATCACGAGGCAGTAGCATACGGAGCAAAAATCGGCTTGAAAGTATTTTTAGGAGTCGAGCTTTCTTATAAAGGCACAGACTTTTTGATATACGGTCTTTCGGAAGAATGGTATTATAACCACCCCGAAATTATGGACATGAAAAAAAGCGACGAACTCTCATTTATGATGGACGAAGGGGCATTTGTTGTACACGCCCACCCCATGCGCGAAGCAAAATACATTGACCATATCCGTCTGTTCCCAAGATGTGTGCACGGGGTTGAGGTGGTTAACGGCTGTCGCACCGATTTTGAAAATGCCATGGCAGAAAATTATGCCGACAATTACAATTTGTTCAAAAGCGCAGGCTCCGACAATCATTTTAACGGAAGTGTGTTGTGCTTAGCAGGTATTAAAACCAAAACGCCTCTTATGAGCGAAGAGGATTTTATAACAACAATCAAAAACGGCAAAGCCGAAATTTTTACGGAAAAGAGTGAAGAAAAATGA
- a CDS encoding sugar phosphate isomerase/epimerase produces the protein MREIGIKSAPFFTYGDVDEGFAKMKSFGYTNCDYENFARVTRPWFNVSDDQFEKQCIEDSQLAQKHGITIDQAHAPWMWPTINRTPEDIEIWYEKMVKALYGTKLLNCKNFVIHPLMPWNGDELDKEFLWDVNLKFFERLIPHAKKYGITLCFENMPMKDLSISTVEACIQFLDMLNSEQMGICLDTGHAWVFGTEPADAVRLLGNRIKCFHVHDNYKDYDRHMLPYAGSINWEAFKVALKECVDESIPLDLETHAPLHLPQDLRDQFEQAAANVAKYLAN, from the coding sequence ATGAGAGAAATCGGTATCAAGAGTGCCCCCTTTTTCACCTATGGTGATGTGGACGAGGGCTTTGCAAAAATGAAAAGCTTTGGGTATACCAACTGCGACTATGAAAATTTCGCACGGGTAACCCGCCCATGGTTTAATGTGTCGGACGACCAATTTGAAAAGCAGTGTATCGAGGACAGTCAGCTTGCCCAAAAGCACGGCATTACCATTGACCAGGCACACGCACCCTGGATGTGGCCCACCATAAACCGCACCCCCGAGGACATTGAAATATGGTACGAAAAAATGGTCAAAGCCCTTTACGGCACCAAGCTTTTAAACTGCAAAAATTTTGTCATTCATCCGCTCATGCCCTGGAACGGAGACGAGCTGGACAAGGAATTTTTGTGGGATGTGAATCTTAAATTTTTCGAACGGTTAATTCCCCATGCCAAAAAGTACGGCATTACCTTGTGCTTTGAAAATATGCCCATGAAGGACCTTTCCATCTCCACGGTAGAGGCATGCATTCAGTTTCTGGACATGCTAAATTCCGAGCAGATGGGCATTTGTTTAGACACGGGCCACGCCTGGGTATTCGGCACCGAGCCTGCCGACGCAGTTCGTCTTTTGGGCAACCGCATCAAGTGCTTCCATGTGCATGACAATTACAAGGATTATGACCGTCACATGCTCCCCTACGCGGGCTCTATAAACTGGGAAGCCTTTAAGGTTGCCCTGAAAGAGTGCGTAGATGAAAGCATTCCGCTGGACTTAGAAACCCACGCACCGCTTCACCTGCCACAAGATTTAAGAGATCAGTTTGAGCAGGCAGCAGCAAATGTTGCTAAATATCTTGCAAACTGA
- a CDS encoding helix-turn-helix domain-containing protein, translating into MNVGSYIKELRQARNLTQEELGNIVGVQRAAVQKWECGKTRNLKRDTIKKLADFFGVDASKFIEDSTNVEPVHFSEQAVKIPVFGYIPAGIPIEAIEDVLDYESIPADWMSGDKDYFALKIKGDSMYPNYLDGDVVIFEKTCTAENGKDVAIMINGGDATFKRLKIMEDGILLVPLNPNYETRFIKNEEVDTLPARIIGVAKELRRQGL; encoded by the coding sequence ATGAACGTAGGTTCCTATATCAAAGAATTGCGTCAGGCTCGGAATTTAACCCAGGAAGAGCTTGGCAACATCGTGGGCGTACAGCGCGCTGCGGTGCAGAAGTGGGAGTGCGGTAAGACCCGCAACCTGAAAAGAGATACAATCAAAAAACTGGCAGATTTTTTTGGGGTGGATGCTTCAAAGTTTATTGAGGACAGCACAAATGTTGAGCCGGTGCATTTTTCGGAGCAGGCGGTAAAAATCCCCGTGTTTGGCTATATTCCTGCAGGCATTCCCATTGAGGCGATAGAGGATGTGCTGGATTACGAGAGCATTCCTGCCGACTGGATGAGCGGTGACAAGGATTATTTTGCCTTAAAAATCAAGGGCGACAGCATGTATCCCAATTACTTAGATGGGGATGTGGTGATTTTTGAAAAGACCTGCACTGCCGAAAACGGGAAAGATGTTGCCATTATGATTAATGGGGGCGATGCGACATTTAAGCGCCTGAAAATTATGGAAGACGGCATACTTCTGGTCCCCTTAAATCCCAATTACGAAACCCGATTCATTAAAAATGAAGAGGTGGACACCCTGCCTGCCCGTATCATTGGCGTGGCAAAGGAGTTAAGACGGCAGGGACTATAA